AAAAAGCACACTCCTGAAAAAGGAATGTGCCAATTTGGGTTATTTCGTTAAGCTTTCCACAACATCGTCAATGATTTGTGTGTTAGCAATAGAGCCCGAGTATAACCAGCTAGTATCAGGACTAAACTCGTAAACATTTCCGTTCTTCACTGCTGGGATATTAGACCATAGCGGATCTTTCAACGTTTCAGCAGCTTCGCCGTCACTGTTAATTAGGAATAAGTGATCAGCATCAAGCTCAGCAAGCTTTTCAAGTGAAACCGAAGACCAGTTGCCAGTTGCTGTTTTAGAAATTTCTTTAACTACTTCCGGTACTGCTAAACCTAAGTCACCGTACAATACTGCACCGCTTGATACATTTTCACCAACCATAAACAGCTGTCCGCCCACAAGCCAGATTGCTGCTGCTGATTCGCCTTTGGCAGCCTCTTGAATGCTTGCTTTTGCTTCTTCTGCTTTTTTATCATAATCAGCTAAAACCTTTTTAGCTTCGTCTTCTTTACCTAGCACTTCTCCAACTGTTTCCAGTCTTTTTCTCCAATCATTGTTGTTTTCTTCAGAAACAACATATGTTGGCGCAATATTTGTATATTGCTCGTATTTAGCACCTTCTACAGTAGCAGCTGATGTCATCAGCAGCAAATCTGGATTGAAGCTAGCAACAGCTTCGTAAGGAAGCTCTGAGTCAACTGTCGGCACATCCTTCAAGGAGTCTTGCAGATAATCCTGTACGCCTGCTCCATCTTGGATAGACCATTGTGCTGCAGGTGTTACACCTAGTGCAACAAGCTCATCTTCTAAATAAGAGCCAATTACTGCTTTTGGTTCAGCCGGAACAGTCACTTCATGTCCCATAGCATCTGTTAATGTGCGGTCTTTTGCTTCTTCCGCAGTATCTGTTCCTGTATCTTTATCTGAATCGCTTTCATTACCGCATGCAGCTAATATAGTAAATACTAATAATAAACTAGCAAACAAAAGCGATTTAACCATTTTATTGGACATCTATGTACCCTCCTGAGTGTTTATACAATCATTATAAGTGATAACAATTATCATTTTCAATAGACTATGTATTTTTTTATCATTTTCTAGTAAAATTTATTTAAGAAAACGACAAATTTTTTAACAGTCAATTGAAGATTATTATTATTTTGCACTAATTACATATTTTTATAAAAAGGAATTATGAAATCTGGTCGGAAAGTTGGTCCTTTTATGCAAAAAAATAAAACGGGTGTACAAAAAGATATTTACAGACCAAAAACAGCAACAGCTGTCATCTTTTTCGGTCTCGCCCTCTTGCTGGCATCGATGGGCTTATCCATCATATATGGTGCAGCTGATATCAGTATATCAACAGTGTGGCAAAGTATTTTCCATTATGACCCTCAGTCTACTCAGCATCAAATTATTCATCGTCTCCGCTGGCCGAGGGCGGTTGCGGCTGCTTTAATCGGAGCAGCTTTGGCAGTTTCCGGAGCTATTATGCAAGGGATGACAAGAAATGCCCTTGCCTCCCCTTCCGTTATGGGAGTTACAGCTGGAGCAGGCTTTATGATTGCAATTAGTTTTGCCTTTCTGCCATCCGCTTCAAATCTAGTGCTTATGCTGCTTGCATTTTTAGGTGCAGGCTTAGGCACATTGTTAGTTTTTTCAATAGGCGCTTTATCCAAAAGAGGACTTACTCCAATTAAACTGGCGCTTGCTGGCTCAGCAGTAACAGC
This DNA window, taken from Niallia sp. Man26, encodes the following:
- a CDS encoding iron-hydroxamate ABC transporter substrate-binding protein translates to MSNKMVKSLLFASLLLVFTILAACGNESDSDKDTGTDTAEEAKDRTLTDAMGHEVTVPAEPKAVIGSYLEDELVALGVTPAAQWSIQDGAGVQDYLQDSLKDVPTVDSELPYEAVASFNPDLLLMTSAATVEGAKYEQYTNIAPTYVVSEENNNDWRKRLETVGEVLGKEDEAKKVLADYDKKAEEAKASIQEAAKGESAAAIWLVGGQLFMVGENVSSGAVLYGDLGLAVPEVVKEISKTATGNWSSVSLEKLAELDADHLFLINSDGEAAETLKDPLWSNIPAVKNGNVYEFSPDTSWLYSGSIANTQIIDDVVESLTK